The Synchiropus splendidus isolate RoL2022-P1 chromosome 1, RoL_Sspl_1.0, whole genome shotgun sequence genome includes a window with the following:
- the fmnl1b gene encoding formin-like protein 1 isoform X1: protein MGNTGGNMEPPPPKDIQKVYSAPPGSAAPQKQHSGSKLPLPPEEELEERFRAVLNTMNLPPDKIQILTLYDNEKKWDLICDQERFQVKNPPATYLDKLRSHLDHGVGRKFKRRVQESSQVLRELEISLRTNHIGWAQEFLNEENQGLDVLVEYLSVAHLSVTMDGESLDDNTPPTERSKTLESSMEELNKTSRGSPAHGSSKSSKTFPSRKVVRSSRVASQKDDVHLCIMCLRVIMNYQSGFNQVMKHPRCVNEITLSLNNRSPRTKALVLELLAAVCLVRGGHDIILSAFDNFKEVCGERSRFERLMEFFCHDDNNIDFMVACMQFINIVVHSVEDLNFRVHLQYQFSALGLDRYLERLKFMESERLLVQIQAYLDNVFDVGALVEDAETKSALEEHLEEVQQNHTELACRLQESEREATDKICDLEKKLMQSMKDVELLKESLRESCAQVSLFQQRELEREQERANEKEQERKRGLAMEALKEMEAKVQALVDQGLIHMERSETGLLHLQVVQKAGESSESSDSPHEAAEVIERPPSPSVVSAEALSSPPPEASADPPPPPPPPPPTAPPPPPPPIGLTSTDGTSGSRQKKPIQTKYRLPIFNWQPLGSSQVAGTIFDQLDDQRVLEELNMDMFEEIFKTQAQSSPVEVGTLRMKLTHKSPSKVSLMEPNRAKNLAITLRKEGISAADICSAIEMYNQKTLSLDFLELLERFIPSDQELKMIQDYESRGRALTELSEEERFMVRFSKIPRLPQRIRTLTFMGNFPESVKILQPQLDAIITASMSIKSSSKLKKVLEIILAFGNYMNSSKRGSAFGFRLQSLDLLLETKSTDRQQTLLHYMVDVIQDKYPQVQDFYSELHFLDKAAMVSLDSVQQDLRALERGMEVSRREFCIESQNPVLETFLRTNAELLHTLTADGKTAQESYESAVEYFGENSKTTAPSMFFPVLVRFIKAYKRAEMENEQKSRHQQKSGPTMIPPTSEVTKVNFSSEYLMRQMFCLNPFPPCLLIQTWWSQVPVPTRLPHVDLIAELKRRQVTPQVREGKDGAIEDIITDLRNQPYRRADGGRRSARWRPGQQLQVSSDISL, encoded by the exons ATGGGGAACACCGGGGGAAACATGGAGCCCCCTCCACCCAAGGACATCCAGAAAGTCTACTCGGCCCCTCCAGGGAGCGCAGCCCCCCAGAAACAGCATTCGGGCTCCAAGCTTCCCCTGCCcccggaggaggagctggaggagcgtTTCCGAGCCGTGCTG AACACCATGAATCTTCCTCCAGATAAGATCCAAATCCTCACTCTGTATGACAACGAGAAGAAGTGGGATCTGATCTGTGACCAG gagagGTTCCAGGTGAAGAATCCTCCGGCCACATATCTGGATAAACTGAGGAGCCACCTGGACCACGGTGTGGGTAGAAAG TTTAAGAGACGCGTCCAGGAGTCAAGTCAGGTTCTGAGGGAGCTGGAGATCTCACTGAGGACCAACCACATCGG GTGGGCTCAGGAGTTCCTCAATGAAGAGAACCAGGGTCTGGACGTCCTGGTAGAGTATCTGTCGGTGGCCCACCTCTCCGTCAC GATGGACGGTGAGAGTCTGGACGACAACACGCCACCGACCGAGAGGAGTAAGACCCTGGAGAGTTCCATGGAGGAACTCAACAAAACTTCCCGTGGCTCACCGGCTCATGGCTCATCTAAGAGCAGCAAGACCTTCCCCAGCAG GAAGGTGGTCAGAAGTTCTCGAGTGGCGAGCCAGAAGGACGACGTCCATCTCTGCATCATGTGCTTACGCGTCATCATGAACTATCAG TCAGGGTTCAACCAGGTGATGAAACATCCCAGATGTGTGAACGAGATCACACTCAGCCTCAACAACCGGAGCCCGAG gaCCAAAGCCTTAGTTCTGGAGCTTCTTGCAGCCGTGTGTTTGGTGCGAGGAGGTCATGACATCATCCTGTCCGCGTTCGACAACTTCAAGGAG GTCTGTGGTGAAAGAAGTCGGTTTGAGAGGTTGATGGAGTTTTTCTGCCACGACGATAACAACATCGATTTCATG GTGGCGTGCATGCAATTCATCAACATTGTGGTCCACTCGGTGGAGGACCTGAACTTCAGGGTCCACCTGCAGTACCAGTTCTCTGCTTTGGGCCTGGACAGGTACTTGGAG AGGCTGAAGTTCATGGAGAGTGAGCGACTACTGGTCCAGATCCAAGCTTATCTGGACAACGTGTTTGACGTAGGAGCCTTGGTGGAGGATGCAGAGACCAAGAGCGCCCTGGAGGAACATCTGgaggaggtccaacagaaccacaCAGAG TTGGCTTGTCGGCTACAGGAGAGCGAACGAGAGGCGACGGATAAAATCTGTGACCTGGAGAAGAAACTGATGCAGAGCATGAAGGACGTGGAGCTGCTGAAG GAGAGTCTCCGGGAATCCTGCGCACAGGTGTCTCTCTTCCAGCAGAGGGAGCTcgagagagagcaggagcggGCGAATGAGAAAGAGcaagagaggaagagggggcTAGCGATGGAGGCACTTAAGGAGATGGAGGCCAAAGTTCAAGCCCTGGTTGATCAGGGTTTGATCCACATGGAGCGATCCGAAACTGGACTCCTGCACTTGCAAGTGGTCCAGAAAG CAGGTGAAAGTTCTGAATCTTCAGACTCTCCACATGAAGCAGCTGAGGTCATTGAGAGGCCACCTTCTCCTTCAGTGGTCTCAGCTGAAGCGTTGTCATCTCCGCCACCGGAGGCTTCTGCTGATCCCCCGCCTCCCCCACCACCTCCGCCACCCACAGctccacctccccctcctcctccaataGGTTTGACATCCACAGATGGCACCTCAG GTTCCAGACAGAAGAAGCCGATACAGACCAAGTACCGTCTGCCAATCTTCAACTGGCAGCCACTTGGGTCCAGTCAGGTGGCTGGAACCATTTTCGACCAACTGGACGACCAACGTGTTCTGGAG GAGCTGAACATGGACATGTTTGAAGAGATCTTTAAGACCCAGGCCCAGTCCAGTCCAGTAGAGGTTGGAACCCTCCGGATGAAACTGACCCACAAGTCCCCAAGCAAGGTCTCATTGATGGAACCAAACAGAGCTAAGAACCTGGCCATCACTCTGAGGAAAGAGGGCATCTCTGCTGCAGACATCTGCAGCGCCATTGAAAT GTATAACCAGAAGACCCTCAGTCTAGACTTCCTGGAGCTGCTTGAGCGGTTCATCCCATCAGACCAGGAGCTGAAGATGATCCAGGACTATGAGAGTCGCGGTCGAGCACTGACCGAGCTCAGCGAGGAGGAGCGCTTCATGGTCCGCTTCAGTAAAATCCCTCGACTCCCCCAGAGAATCCGCACGCTGACCTTCATGGGGAACTTTCCTGAGAGTGTGAAGATCCTGCAGCCG caACTAGATGCCATCATCACTGCTTCCATGTCCATCAAGTCTTCAAGCAAACTGAAGAAAGTTCTGGAG ATCAtcttggcgttcgggaactaCATGAACAGCAGCAAACGCGGCTCTGCGTTCGGGTTTCGCCTGCAAAGTCTGGACCTG CTGCTGGAGACCAAGTCCACCGACCGGCAACAGACCCTTCTGCACTACATGGTGGATGTCATCCAGGACAAATACCCACAGGTTCAAGACTTCTACTCAGAACTGCACTTCCTGGACAAAGCTGCCATGG TGTCTCTGGACAGTGTCCAGCAGGATCTGCGGGCTCTGGAACGTGGTATGGAAGTGAGCCGGAGAGAGTTCTGTATTGAAAGCCAGAACCCAGTTCTAGAGACCTTCCTCAGGACTAACGCTGAGCTTCTGCACACTCTGACTGCTGATGGAAAAACAGCACAG GAATCGTACGAGTCTGCAGTAGAGTATTTTGGGGAGAACTCCAAAACCACTGCTCCCTCCATGTTCTTCCCCGTGTTAGTGCGCTTCATTAAAGCCtacaag AGAGCGGAGATGGAAAATGAGCAAAAGAGCCGACATCAGCAAAAGTCTGGTCCCACAATGATCCCGCCCACCTCTGAGGTCACAAAGGTCAATTTCTCCTCTGAATATTTGATGAGGCAGATGTTTTGCCTCAATCCATTCCCTCCATGTCTGTTAATACAAACGTGGTGGTCCCAGGTCCCAGTGCCAACCAGACTTCCTCATGTGGACCTAATAGCGGAGCTAAAGAGGAGACAGGTGACTCCTCAGGTCAGAGAGGGAAAGGATGGTGCCATTGAGGACATAATCACTG ATTTGAGGAACCAGCCATACAGACGAGCAGACGGGGGTCGCCGCAGTGCCCGCTGGAGACCTGGACAGCAGTTGCAGGTTTCGTCCGACATCTCGCTGTAA
- the fmnl1b gene encoding formin-like protein 1 isoform X2: protein MGNTGGNMEPPPPKDIQKVYSAPPGSAAPQKQHSGSKLPLPPEEELEERFRAVLNTMNLPPDKIQILTLYDNEKKWDLICDQERFQVKNPPATYLDKLRSHLDHGVGRKFKRRVQESSQVLRELEISLRTNHIGWAQEFLNEENQGLDVLVEYLSVAHLSVTMDGESLDDNTPPTERSKTLESSMEELNKTSRGSPAHGSSKSSKTFPSRKVVRSSRVASQKDDVHLCIMCLRVIMNYQSGFNQVMKHPRCVNEITLSLNNRSPRTKALVLELLAAVCLVRGGHDIILSAFDNFKEVCGERSRFERLMEFFCHDDNNIDFMVACMQFINIVVHSVEDLNFRVHLQYQFSALGLDRYLERLKFMESERLLVQIQAYLDNVFDVGALVEDAETKSALEEHLEEVQQNHTELACRLQESEREATDKICDLEKKLMQSMKDVELLKESLRESCAQVSLFQQRELEREQERANEKEQERKRGLAMEALKEMEAKVQALVDQGLIHMERSETGLLHLQVVQKAGESSESSDSPHEAAEVIERPPSPSVVSAEALSSPPPEASADPPPPPPPPPPTAPPPPPPPIGLTSTDGTSGSRQKKPIQTKYRLPIFNWQPLGSSQVAGTIFDQLDDQRVLEELNMDMFEEIFKTQAQSSPVEVGTLRMKLTHKSPSKVSLMEPNRAKNLAITLRKEGISAADICSAIEMYNQKTLSLDFLELLERFIPSDQELKMIQDYESRGRALTELSEEERFMVRFSKIPRLPQRIRTLTFMGNFPESVKILQPQLDAIITASMSIKSSSKLKKVLEIILAFGNYMNSSKRGSAFGFRLQSLDLLLETKSTDRQQTLLHYMVDVIQDKYPQVQDFYSELHFLDKAAMVSLDSVQQDLRALERGMEVSRREFCIESQNPVLETFLRTNAELLHTLTADGKTAQESYESAVEYFGENSKTTAPSMFFPVLVRFIKAYKRAEMENEQKSRHQQKSGPTMIPPTSEVTKVPVPTRLPHVDLIAELKRRQVTPQVREGKDGAIEDIITDLRNQPYRRADGGRRSARWRPGQQLQVSSDISL, encoded by the exons ATGGGGAACACCGGGGGAAACATGGAGCCCCCTCCACCCAAGGACATCCAGAAAGTCTACTCGGCCCCTCCAGGGAGCGCAGCCCCCCAGAAACAGCATTCGGGCTCCAAGCTTCCCCTGCCcccggaggaggagctggaggagcgtTTCCGAGCCGTGCTG AACACCATGAATCTTCCTCCAGATAAGATCCAAATCCTCACTCTGTATGACAACGAGAAGAAGTGGGATCTGATCTGTGACCAG gagagGTTCCAGGTGAAGAATCCTCCGGCCACATATCTGGATAAACTGAGGAGCCACCTGGACCACGGTGTGGGTAGAAAG TTTAAGAGACGCGTCCAGGAGTCAAGTCAGGTTCTGAGGGAGCTGGAGATCTCACTGAGGACCAACCACATCGG GTGGGCTCAGGAGTTCCTCAATGAAGAGAACCAGGGTCTGGACGTCCTGGTAGAGTATCTGTCGGTGGCCCACCTCTCCGTCAC GATGGACGGTGAGAGTCTGGACGACAACACGCCACCGACCGAGAGGAGTAAGACCCTGGAGAGTTCCATGGAGGAACTCAACAAAACTTCCCGTGGCTCACCGGCTCATGGCTCATCTAAGAGCAGCAAGACCTTCCCCAGCAG GAAGGTGGTCAGAAGTTCTCGAGTGGCGAGCCAGAAGGACGACGTCCATCTCTGCATCATGTGCTTACGCGTCATCATGAACTATCAG TCAGGGTTCAACCAGGTGATGAAACATCCCAGATGTGTGAACGAGATCACACTCAGCCTCAACAACCGGAGCCCGAG gaCCAAAGCCTTAGTTCTGGAGCTTCTTGCAGCCGTGTGTTTGGTGCGAGGAGGTCATGACATCATCCTGTCCGCGTTCGACAACTTCAAGGAG GTCTGTGGTGAAAGAAGTCGGTTTGAGAGGTTGATGGAGTTTTTCTGCCACGACGATAACAACATCGATTTCATG GTGGCGTGCATGCAATTCATCAACATTGTGGTCCACTCGGTGGAGGACCTGAACTTCAGGGTCCACCTGCAGTACCAGTTCTCTGCTTTGGGCCTGGACAGGTACTTGGAG AGGCTGAAGTTCATGGAGAGTGAGCGACTACTGGTCCAGATCCAAGCTTATCTGGACAACGTGTTTGACGTAGGAGCCTTGGTGGAGGATGCAGAGACCAAGAGCGCCCTGGAGGAACATCTGgaggaggtccaacagaaccacaCAGAG TTGGCTTGTCGGCTACAGGAGAGCGAACGAGAGGCGACGGATAAAATCTGTGACCTGGAGAAGAAACTGATGCAGAGCATGAAGGACGTGGAGCTGCTGAAG GAGAGTCTCCGGGAATCCTGCGCACAGGTGTCTCTCTTCCAGCAGAGGGAGCTcgagagagagcaggagcggGCGAATGAGAAAGAGcaagagaggaagagggggcTAGCGATGGAGGCACTTAAGGAGATGGAGGCCAAAGTTCAAGCCCTGGTTGATCAGGGTTTGATCCACATGGAGCGATCCGAAACTGGACTCCTGCACTTGCAAGTGGTCCAGAAAG CAGGTGAAAGTTCTGAATCTTCAGACTCTCCACATGAAGCAGCTGAGGTCATTGAGAGGCCACCTTCTCCTTCAGTGGTCTCAGCTGAAGCGTTGTCATCTCCGCCACCGGAGGCTTCTGCTGATCCCCCGCCTCCCCCACCACCTCCGCCACCCACAGctccacctccccctcctcctccaataGGTTTGACATCCACAGATGGCACCTCAG GTTCCAGACAGAAGAAGCCGATACAGACCAAGTACCGTCTGCCAATCTTCAACTGGCAGCCACTTGGGTCCAGTCAGGTGGCTGGAACCATTTTCGACCAACTGGACGACCAACGTGTTCTGGAG GAGCTGAACATGGACATGTTTGAAGAGATCTTTAAGACCCAGGCCCAGTCCAGTCCAGTAGAGGTTGGAACCCTCCGGATGAAACTGACCCACAAGTCCCCAAGCAAGGTCTCATTGATGGAACCAAACAGAGCTAAGAACCTGGCCATCACTCTGAGGAAAGAGGGCATCTCTGCTGCAGACATCTGCAGCGCCATTGAAAT GTATAACCAGAAGACCCTCAGTCTAGACTTCCTGGAGCTGCTTGAGCGGTTCATCCCATCAGACCAGGAGCTGAAGATGATCCAGGACTATGAGAGTCGCGGTCGAGCACTGACCGAGCTCAGCGAGGAGGAGCGCTTCATGGTCCGCTTCAGTAAAATCCCTCGACTCCCCCAGAGAATCCGCACGCTGACCTTCATGGGGAACTTTCCTGAGAGTGTGAAGATCCTGCAGCCG caACTAGATGCCATCATCACTGCTTCCATGTCCATCAAGTCTTCAAGCAAACTGAAGAAAGTTCTGGAG ATCAtcttggcgttcgggaactaCATGAACAGCAGCAAACGCGGCTCTGCGTTCGGGTTTCGCCTGCAAAGTCTGGACCTG CTGCTGGAGACCAAGTCCACCGACCGGCAACAGACCCTTCTGCACTACATGGTGGATGTCATCCAGGACAAATACCCACAGGTTCAAGACTTCTACTCAGAACTGCACTTCCTGGACAAAGCTGCCATGG TGTCTCTGGACAGTGTCCAGCAGGATCTGCGGGCTCTGGAACGTGGTATGGAAGTGAGCCGGAGAGAGTTCTGTATTGAAAGCCAGAACCCAGTTCTAGAGACCTTCCTCAGGACTAACGCTGAGCTTCTGCACACTCTGACTGCTGATGGAAAAACAGCACAG GAATCGTACGAGTCTGCAGTAGAGTATTTTGGGGAGAACTCCAAAACCACTGCTCCCTCCATGTTCTTCCCCGTGTTAGTGCGCTTCATTAAAGCCtacaag AGAGCGGAGATGGAAAATGAGCAAAAGAGCCGACATCAGCAAAAGTCTGGTCCCACAATGATCCCGCCCACCTCTGAGGTCACAAAG GTCCCAGTGCCAACCAGACTTCCTCATGTGGACCTAATAGCGGAGCTAAAGAGGAGACAGGTGACTCCTCAGGTCAGAGAGGGAAAGGATGGTGCCATTGAGGACATAATCACTG ATTTGAGGAACCAGCCATACAGACGAGCAGACGGGGGTCGCCGCAGTGCCCGCTGGAGACCTGGACAGCAGTTGCAGGTTTCGTCCGACATCTCGCTGTAA
- the fmnl1b gene encoding formin-like protein 1 isoform X3: MGNTGGNMEPPPPKDIQKVYSAPPGSAAPQKQHSGSKLPLPPEEELEERFRAVLNTMNLPPDKIQILTLYDNEKKWDLICDQERFQVKNPPATYLDKLRSHLDHGVGRKFKRRVQESSQVLRELEISLRTNHIGWAQEFLNEENQGLDVLVEYLSVAHLSVTMDGESLDDNTPPTERSKTLESSMEELNKTSRGSPAHGSSKSSKTFPSRKVVRSSRVASQKDDVHLCIMCLRVIMNYQSGFNQVMKHPRCVNEITLSLNNRSPRTKALVLELLAAVCLVRGGHDIILSAFDNFKEVCGERSRFERLMEFFCHDDNNIDFMVACMQFINIVVHSVEDLNFRVHLQYQFSALGLDRYLERLKFMESERLLVQIQAYLDNVFDVGALVEDAETKSALEEHLEEVQQNHTELACRLQESEREATDKICDLEKKLMQSMKDVELLKESLRESCAQVSLFQQRELEREQERANEKEQERKRGLAMEALKEMEAKVQALVDQGLIHMERSETGLLHLQVVQKAGESSESSDSPHEAAEVIERPPSPSVVSAEALSSPPPEASADPPPPPPPPPPTAPPPPPPPIGLTSTDGTSGSRQKKPIQTKYRLPIFNWQPLGSSQVAGTIFDQLDDQRVLEELNMDMFEEIFKTQAQSSPVEVGTLRMKLTHKSPSKVSLMEPNRAKNLAITLRKEGISAADICSAIEMYNQKTLSLDFLELLERFIPSDQELKMIQDYESRGRALTELSEEERFMVRFSKIPRLPQRIRTLTFMGNFPESVKILQPQLDAIITASMSIKSSSKLKKVLEIILAFGNYMNSSKRGSAFGFRLQSLDLLLETKSTDRQQTLLHYMVDVIQDKYPQVQDFYSELHFLDKAAMVSLDSVQQDLRALERGMEVSRREFCIESQNPVLETFLRTNAELLHTLTADGKTAQESYESAVEYFGENSKTTAPSMFFPVLVRFIKAYKRAEMENEQKSRHQQKSGPTMIPPTSEVPVPTRLPHVDLIAELKRRQVTPQVREGKDGAIEDIITDLRNQPYRRADGGRRSARWRPGQQLQVSSDISL, from the exons ATGGGGAACACCGGGGGAAACATGGAGCCCCCTCCACCCAAGGACATCCAGAAAGTCTACTCGGCCCCTCCAGGGAGCGCAGCCCCCCAGAAACAGCATTCGGGCTCCAAGCTTCCCCTGCCcccggaggaggagctggaggagcgtTTCCGAGCCGTGCTG AACACCATGAATCTTCCTCCAGATAAGATCCAAATCCTCACTCTGTATGACAACGAGAAGAAGTGGGATCTGATCTGTGACCAG gagagGTTCCAGGTGAAGAATCCTCCGGCCACATATCTGGATAAACTGAGGAGCCACCTGGACCACGGTGTGGGTAGAAAG TTTAAGAGACGCGTCCAGGAGTCAAGTCAGGTTCTGAGGGAGCTGGAGATCTCACTGAGGACCAACCACATCGG GTGGGCTCAGGAGTTCCTCAATGAAGAGAACCAGGGTCTGGACGTCCTGGTAGAGTATCTGTCGGTGGCCCACCTCTCCGTCAC GATGGACGGTGAGAGTCTGGACGACAACACGCCACCGACCGAGAGGAGTAAGACCCTGGAGAGTTCCATGGAGGAACTCAACAAAACTTCCCGTGGCTCACCGGCTCATGGCTCATCTAAGAGCAGCAAGACCTTCCCCAGCAG GAAGGTGGTCAGAAGTTCTCGAGTGGCGAGCCAGAAGGACGACGTCCATCTCTGCATCATGTGCTTACGCGTCATCATGAACTATCAG TCAGGGTTCAACCAGGTGATGAAACATCCCAGATGTGTGAACGAGATCACACTCAGCCTCAACAACCGGAGCCCGAG gaCCAAAGCCTTAGTTCTGGAGCTTCTTGCAGCCGTGTGTTTGGTGCGAGGAGGTCATGACATCATCCTGTCCGCGTTCGACAACTTCAAGGAG GTCTGTGGTGAAAGAAGTCGGTTTGAGAGGTTGATGGAGTTTTTCTGCCACGACGATAACAACATCGATTTCATG GTGGCGTGCATGCAATTCATCAACATTGTGGTCCACTCGGTGGAGGACCTGAACTTCAGGGTCCACCTGCAGTACCAGTTCTCTGCTTTGGGCCTGGACAGGTACTTGGAG AGGCTGAAGTTCATGGAGAGTGAGCGACTACTGGTCCAGATCCAAGCTTATCTGGACAACGTGTTTGACGTAGGAGCCTTGGTGGAGGATGCAGAGACCAAGAGCGCCCTGGAGGAACATCTGgaggaggtccaacagaaccacaCAGAG TTGGCTTGTCGGCTACAGGAGAGCGAACGAGAGGCGACGGATAAAATCTGTGACCTGGAGAAGAAACTGATGCAGAGCATGAAGGACGTGGAGCTGCTGAAG GAGAGTCTCCGGGAATCCTGCGCACAGGTGTCTCTCTTCCAGCAGAGGGAGCTcgagagagagcaggagcggGCGAATGAGAAAGAGcaagagaggaagagggggcTAGCGATGGAGGCACTTAAGGAGATGGAGGCCAAAGTTCAAGCCCTGGTTGATCAGGGTTTGATCCACATGGAGCGATCCGAAACTGGACTCCTGCACTTGCAAGTGGTCCAGAAAG CAGGTGAAAGTTCTGAATCTTCAGACTCTCCACATGAAGCAGCTGAGGTCATTGAGAGGCCACCTTCTCCTTCAGTGGTCTCAGCTGAAGCGTTGTCATCTCCGCCACCGGAGGCTTCTGCTGATCCCCCGCCTCCCCCACCACCTCCGCCACCCACAGctccacctccccctcctcctccaataGGTTTGACATCCACAGATGGCACCTCAG GTTCCAGACAGAAGAAGCCGATACAGACCAAGTACCGTCTGCCAATCTTCAACTGGCAGCCACTTGGGTCCAGTCAGGTGGCTGGAACCATTTTCGACCAACTGGACGACCAACGTGTTCTGGAG GAGCTGAACATGGACATGTTTGAAGAGATCTTTAAGACCCAGGCCCAGTCCAGTCCAGTAGAGGTTGGAACCCTCCGGATGAAACTGACCCACAAGTCCCCAAGCAAGGTCTCATTGATGGAACCAAACAGAGCTAAGAACCTGGCCATCACTCTGAGGAAAGAGGGCATCTCTGCTGCAGACATCTGCAGCGCCATTGAAAT GTATAACCAGAAGACCCTCAGTCTAGACTTCCTGGAGCTGCTTGAGCGGTTCATCCCATCAGACCAGGAGCTGAAGATGATCCAGGACTATGAGAGTCGCGGTCGAGCACTGACCGAGCTCAGCGAGGAGGAGCGCTTCATGGTCCGCTTCAGTAAAATCCCTCGACTCCCCCAGAGAATCCGCACGCTGACCTTCATGGGGAACTTTCCTGAGAGTGTGAAGATCCTGCAGCCG caACTAGATGCCATCATCACTGCTTCCATGTCCATCAAGTCTTCAAGCAAACTGAAGAAAGTTCTGGAG ATCAtcttggcgttcgggaactaCATGAACAGCAGCAAACGCGGCTCTGCGTTCGGGTTTCGCCTGCAAAGTCTGGACCTG CTGCTGGAGACCAAGTCCACCGACCGGCAACAGACCCTTCTGCACTACATGGTGGATGTCATCCAGGACAAATACCCACAGGTTCAAGACTTCTACTCAGAACTGCACTTCCTGGACAAAGCTGCCATGG TGTCTCTGGACAGTGTCCAGCAGGATCTGCGGGCTCTGGAACGTGGTATGGAAGTGAGCCGGAGAGAGTTCTGTATTGAAAGCCAGAACCCAGTTCTAGAGACCTTCCTCAGGACTAACGCTGAGCTTCTGCACACTCTGACTGCTGATGGAAAAACAGCACAG GAATCGTACGAGTCTGCAGTAGAGTATTTTGGGGAGAACTCCAAAACCACTGCTCCCTCCATGTTCTTCCCCGTGTTAGTGCGCTTCATTAAAGCCtacaag AGAGCGGAGATGGAAAATGAGCAAAAGAGCCGACATCAGCAAAAGTCTGGTCCCACAATGATCCCGCCCACCTCTGAG GTCCCAGTGCCAACCAGACTTCCTCATGTGGACCTAATAGCGGAGCTAAAGAGGAGACAGGTGACTCCTCAGGTCAGAGAGGGAAAGGATGGTGCCATTGAGGACATAATCACTG ATTTGAGGAACCAGCCATACAGACGAGCAGACGGGGGTCGCCGCAGTGCCCGCTGGAGACCTGGACAGCAGTTGCAGGTTTCGTCCGACATCTCGCTGTAA